A part of Ascochyta rabiei chromosome 3, complete sequence genomic DNA contains:
- a CDS encoding Transcription initiation factor TFIID subunit 2 — translation MAPIETPDLPDDASTGDTFTVLKQSLELDVSFSPRRVTGKTVLDIQPKKSQLREIVLNCRQLRPTRIRVDEQAAGYSYSNLHERLTLYPGTGLEQYHFAKDRIARHVDPNSSADELVVFVPDRVKIREVRPEEVGELESAQGVFYAPLKLEIEYVLDDFRDALHFVGVEDGDGRLPHAFTRSSPFPGTASCLFPCIDDGTRKCLFDVAIRYPRTLGDALSKTPAPAQVDADTDTGRQAPPNGTDKADSVMTDIDDELADLSAEERAMEMQVICSGALTDDIADHVDASRKTASFTCDTPVLPQHIGFVIGPFEHVDLSEYRDTADDERLGSNAVKVHAFCLPGKEDEVRNSAMMLARALDSFTERFQSYAFGNGYKLAFVDDLDCDTAHTASFSICSTRLLFPETVWEPLEHTTRVLVHAVASQWIGVDVVAYSPYDYWIIVGGSWFMTELYLRELFGRNDWRFRQKQMVDKIIAMDHERPSLIELGPLLQLHPAQQEFMEVKALLVLSVLHNRLVKQSGKNGVDRCLYRMLFNARQGKYDNGAIATDDFLDICEKVGHQKLETFFKQWIEGSGFPTFTCDQQFNKKKQVVVLTIQQEQNVLAVGSTLSPDEFMRKTKESMHNLAPTQNWPVFLGPMTIRIHEADGTPYEHIVEINASKVKVEIPYNTKYKRLKRNRLNKERMAAAAGLDASGDAQEDVTFYMLGDVFASPEEQEEWRLGDWPAEVERLQEGEAYEWIRIDADFEWICKAKVQMPSYMYVSQLQQDKDVVAQAESIQFLATKEDKLISTFLVKTLMDNRYFHGIRTMAADVLAQSAKHSLDWIGLFHLKKAFQDLFCLPGSPMTRSNDFSDRSLYLIQCAIPKAIARIKGENGKAPMEAKRFLLDLMRYNDNRGNDYSDDHYISTLMRCLAECLISIPSNVVTEFDFRVQAEDFDFTKKAIEELTRHQRLDEWIPTFQNIYTTTGLDCSLKLVVNRVMPFKPSEFSQYAQLGNADNVRLKAWECLVRLGMLRKDSMLRFMMHEIRSDPSPYFRKQLLLIFDIAIGQIATGDVFTPNKSQEATGGLVIDQEADNSARASSLARQSLAGALNGLKQDLVNNQTLRLVLEEALNSKTISLSDMTQLLDFCDMIFRDRRKNSLPVKLRFPRYWKVKHLGQARLQFTQTDRYRTKPLHPLIKEVRPAPAPAPAPASASASAPVSAPAPATVPAPAVVELPQEVSVQPPPAPIVPLKIAPPNVNAPPKPKLSLKFGKSNTSGGASSSPIPSVLSRAQPTFSPPIRHASPAPMSAPSSHKASPAPQPTVVKQESPLLPPKVSSPPTVSPPKKTPTSALVVKTPVPLPTASPAPASSPAAAAAKPVPAPAPPRPKPTPVNVPKVMSAPSPMHSPIPSSGPKIKIKTKTVPGSSAPNSRPSTPAPSRPIIAPPRSSAAPASAPRPTAATPAPRSTPVPPKQGQSKVKRSKIVKLRLPPDVLAHFKSGNSKKRKLQSGVDERPFKRQSVEPNGLGNGAANSGLVKVEKSGGEKPKLIVRMKIDRFKLPEP, via the exons ATGGCGCCCATCGAGACGCCCGACCTACCGGACGATGCCTCGACGGGCGACACCTTCACCGTGCTGAAGCAGTCGCTGGAGCTCGACGTCAGCTTCTCCCCGCGCCGAGTGACGGGCAAGACGGTTCTCGACATCCAGCCCAAGAAGTCGCAGTTGCGCGAAATTGTGCTCAACTGTCGGCAGCTCAGACCGACGCGCATCCGGGTTGATGAGCAGGCGGCAGGCTACAGCTACTCGAACCTGCACGAGCGCCTCACTCTGTACCCAGGCACCGGCCTCGAGCAGTACCACTTTGCAAAGGACCGCATAGCACGTCACGTGGATCCCAACTCATCAGCAGACGAGCTAGTTGTCTTTGTGCCCGACCGCGTCAAGATACGAGAAGTGCGCCCAGAAGAGGTGGGCGAGCTGGAGAGTGCACAGGGCGTCTTCTACGCACCGCTAAAGCTGGAGATTGAATACGTCTTGGACGACTTCCGCGACGCACTCCACTTTGTCGGTGTCGAGGACGGAGACGGACGACTTCCTCACGCCTTTACACGCAGCTCGCCCTTTCCCGGCACAGCCTCGTGTTTGTTTCCCTGCATAGACGACGGTACACGGAAATGTCTCTTCGATGTGGCTATTCGTTATCCGCGCACCCTTGGTGATGCGCTCAGCAAAACACCAGCACCCGCTCAGGTAGACgcagacacagacacaggCAGACAAGCCCCTCCAAATGGGACAGACAAGGCAGACAGCGTCATGACGGATATCGACGATGAGCTGGCTGATCTCTCTGCAGAGGAGAGGGCTATGGAAATGCAGGTCATCTGTTCAGGCGCTCTTACGGACGACATTGCGGATCATGTCGATGCATCCCGCAAGACAGCAAGCTTTACCTGCGATACTCCGGTGCTGCCGCAGCACATTGGCTTCGTCATCGGTCCCTTCGAGCACGTTGATCTCTCTGAATATCGCGATACCGCCGATGATGAACGCTTAGGGTCCAACGCAGTCAAGGTGCATGCTTTCTGCTTGCCAGGCAAAGAAGATGAGGTCCGAAACAGTGCTATGATGCTTGCGCGAGCTCTTGACAGCTTCACCGAGCGCTTTCAGAGCTATGCATTTGGTAATGGCTACAAGCTGGCTTTCGTGGACGATCTGGACTGCGACACTGCTCACACTGCCTCGTTCTCCATCTGTAGCACCCGTTTGCTCTTTCCGGAGACTGTGTGGGAGCCGCTAGAGCACACGACAAGGGTCTTGGTACATGCTGTGGCTAGCCAGTGGATAGGAGTCGATGTTGTCGCGTATAGTCCTTACGATTACTGGATCATAGTTGGCGGCTCCTGGTTCATGACCGAGCTGTATCTTCGCGAGCTGTTTGGTCGAAACGATTGGCGATTCCGACAGAAGCAAATGGTCGACAAGATCATTGCAATGGACCACGAACGACCCAGTCTCATCGAACTTGGACCGCTTCTGCAGCTCCATCCTGCCCAGCAGGAATTCATGGAAGTAAAGGCGCTGCTGGTGCTTTCTGTCCTGCATAACCGTCTTGTCAAACAAAGCGGCAAGAATGGCGTCGACAGGTGTCTGTACCGCATGCTGTTCAATGCGCGACAGGGAAAGTACGACAATGGTGCAATTGCCACCGATGACTTCCTCGACATTTGTGAGAAGGTTGGCCATCAGAAGCTTGAAACGTTCTTCAAGCAGTGGATAGAGGGTTCCGGCTTCCCTACCTTCACCTGCGATCAGCAGTTCAACAAGAAGAAGCAAGTCGTCGTACTTACTATTCAACAAGAGCAAAACGTCCTGGCTGTCGGAAGTACGCTCTCTCCAGATGAGTTCATGCGGAAAACCAAAGAGAGCATGCACAACTTGGCCCCAACGCAGAATTGGCCGGTGTTCTTGGGACCTATGACTATCCGCATACACGAAGCTGACGGTACACCCTATGAGCATATTGTCGAGATCAATGCATCAAAAGTCAAAGTGGAGATCCCATACAATACCAAGTACAAGCGGCTGAAGAGGAATCGACTCAACAAGGAGCGAATGGCTGCCGCTGCCGGCTTAGATGCTTCAGGCGATGCACAGGAAGATGTTACATTCTATATGTTGGGCGACGTATTTGCATCACCcgaagaacaagaagagtGGAGACTCGGGGACTGGCCGGCTGAAGTCGAGCGTCTTCAGGAAGGAGAAGCCTACGAATGGATCCGTATTGACGCAGACTTTGAGTGGATTTGCAAAGCCAAAGTACAGATGCCCAGTTACATGTATGTGTCGCAGTTGCAACAGGATAAGGACGTTGTTGCACAAGCCGAG TCCATACAATTCCTGGCCACAAAGGAAGACAAGCTCATATCGACTTTCCTCGTCAAGACTCTCATGGACAATCGATATTTTCACGGCATACGGACCATGGCTGCGGACGTCTTGGCTCAGAGTGCTAAACACAGTTTAGACTGGATAGGTCTTTTCCATCTAAAGAAAGCATTTCAGGATCTCTTTTGCTTACCCGGATCACCCATGACAAGATCAAACGACTTTTCCGACCGCAGTTTGTATCTCATTCAGTGTGCCATCCCCAAGGCTATTGCGAGAATCAAGGGCGAGAACGGCAAGGCACCTATGGAGGCGAAACGTTTCCTGCTTGATCTTATGCGATATAACGACAATCGCGGCAACGACTACAGCGATGACCACTACATCTCGACACTCATGCGATGCCTAGCGGAGTGTCTCATCAGCATTCCATCCAATGTTGTGACCGAGTTCGACTTTCGCGTACAGGCGGAAGACTTTGACTTCACCAAGAAAGCCATTGAGGAACTTACGCGTCATCAACGGCTGGATGAGTGGATTCCAACCTTCCAGAACATCTATACAACCACTGGTCTCGATTGCTCGCTCAAACTGGTCGTAAACCGGGTCATGCCCTTCAAGCCCTCAGAATTTTCGCAATATGCTCAGCTTGGTAATGCGGACAACGTGCGTTTGAAAGCTTGGGAATGTCTTGTCCGATTGGGTATGCTTCGTAAGGACAGTATGCTGAGGTTCATGATGCACGAAATTCGATCAGATCCTTCACCTTACTTCCGGAAACAGCTGCTTCTCATCTTCGACATTGCTATTGGGCAGATCGCGACTGGAGACGTTTTCACGCCGAACAAGTCTCAGGAGGCCACAGGTGGCCTGGTCATCGACCAGGAGGCTGACAACTCAGCTCGCGCGTCGAGTCTCGCTCGCCAGTCGCTGGCAGGAGCACTCAACGGCCTGAAACAGGACTTGGTGAACAACCAGACATTGCGACTGGTGCTTGAGGAGGCCTTGAACTCAAAGACTATCTCTCTCAGCGACATGACCCAGCTCTTAGACTTTTGTGACATGATCTTCCGGGACCGCAGGAAGAATTCTTTGCCTGTGAAGCTTCGCTTCCCACGTTACTGGAAAGTCAAGCATCTTGGCCAAGCCCGACTGCAGTTCACTCAGACCGACAGGTACCGAACCAAGCCGCTGCACCCGCTGATCAAAGAAGTCCGGCctgcaccagcaccagcaccagctcCAGCTTCAGCTTCAGCTTCAGCACCAGTCTCAGCACCAGCCCCAGCAACGGTACCGGCACCGGCAGTGGTCGAACTACCCCAAGAGGTATCTGTTCAGCCACCACCCGCGCCCATCGTACCGCTGAAGATTGCCCCACCGAATGTCAATGCGCCTCCGAAGCCGAAGCTGTCGCTCAAGTTTGGCAAATCAAATACCTCTGGAGGCGCGTCTTCCTCTCCTATACCTTCTGTGCTATCAAGGGCCCAACCTACCTTCTCTCCGCCCATCAGACACGCTTCACCTGCTCCAATGTCGGCACCATCCTCGCACAAGGCATCACCCGCGCCACAGCCGACAGTGGTCAAGCAGGAGTCGCCCCTTTTACCGCCCAAAGTTTCCAGTCCACCTACAGTTTCCCCACCAAAGAAAACTCCAACATCGGCTCTTGTCGTGAAGACGCCGGTGCCATTGCCAACTGCttcaccagcaccagcctcttcgccagcagcagcagcggctaAGCCGGTGCCAGCACCTGCACCACCGCGGCCAAAACCTACGCCGGTTAATGTCCCGAAGGTGATGTCGGCGCCGTCCCCCATGCACTCCCCGATCCCCTCTTCCGGTCCCAAGATCAAAATCAAGACCAAAACTGTGCCCGGTTCCTCAGCGCCCAACTCCCGCCCTTCGACCCCAGCACCATCACGACCTATTATTGCACCACCACGGTCCAGCGCTGCGCCCGCTTCCGCTCCCAGACCCACAGCTGCCACGCCTGCACCACGGTCTACGCCCGTCCCTCCCAAGCAGGGCCAGTCGAAAGTTAAGAGGAGCAAGATTGTCAAGCTCAGGCTGCCTCCTGACGTGCTTGCACATTTCAAGAGTGGGAACAGCAAGAAGAGAAAGTTGCAGAGCGGTGTTGATGAGCGACCGTTCAAGAGACAGAGCGTTGAGCCCAACGGGCTGGGCAATGGAGCTGCTAACAGTGGCTTGGTGAAGGTGGAGAAATCTGGCGGCGAGAAACCGAAATTGATCGTTAGGATGAAGATTGACAGGTTTAAGTTGCCTGAACCGTGA